One Plasmodium gaboni strain SY75 chromosome 1, whole genome shotgun sequence DNA segment encodes these proteins:
- a CDS encoding phosphatidylinositol-4-phosphate 5-kinase yields the protein MRCNSVNIRNVLELSLKKKIKENTNLSDEEILIIYKRFNYISYNGKLNYDNFEKSLGILGSIKNAYLYKSIFKAFDLNNDNYLDFYEFCVAINIMLKGNKKDKLKLSYRIVNAGFNSNEHVGVLHKRSNISNEENQTNFNNINGDNNIDSIDNIDSIDNNDNIDNIDNNDNIDNNDNIHNNDNIHNNSDYHNNNNNSDNIHNNNVTHQNSLGQPLEKKNSNDHSNKHPSSENKIYNIDDEYNEKIKKNKKKDYSNYITYENFEKIVLSINDIKRQLLGTGDEIITSQIKYTFRSLSILCDDGIYRMNFECYKKALKCNEFLKLLGIHTKVADVFLQHELIKKKQKRTKDQSYKNRKYKNDTNKLTNHRIIKSLSESTNTRGSLLNDSTSILFLRKPKKKKKRKKKKKKKKLKLFERKNTFSSSMENKNNNRKIKTVSKILSKVNNISTTEAEVVVVVDPDREPISNECHHKQNEQNEQNEKNKNITFSHHHNNSNDNNIKTNSCVTNNIMNTKQSNEEKKQNEYLCSKNIYDKSNKTNDKIQLPNCDIFECSIIKSDKNILKEENNHYKNQRETYEYFTIDNNIFYNDPIIISKKNSNDRDKKLLKTFSSSSLKKKSYLKNYHYHIKKINKDNNIKGQDDVNYINIKGEDDANYINMKDEDDANYINTSNDPNNKVPKKKNNCNNSYYNNVSFNSAYYEYHSDIDMIHFTYNLKKKKKNTMSHRPSSKEYEKKTIYHKESHSNEKMKNVQMNENDLNILGKNNDITNEEDKKEKKGCDALNRGGYIKEQVQCQIDAFENEEENKIYIQEYKECVEKYKEYVNQREGHLKDEEEEKNDDEEENESDEDESDEDESNEDESNEDENKNDSTDNHDNHDNNNNNNDYMNYCNNPFKDDDTLSALEKHLTNNNMIKMMSAKYLYHKFLEYKDFMNTTNMFSHFNKIYSYEGDKKHKDNKNVLKQTCNNNNDINYYSSICEEEIKKKKNEKKSSLNVEFGDDIIKKKFFISSVNSHYVMINNDLTKEQMLYLIRNILMSIEDYLKKEKNRDYNKIFFLFFSIFIYNTQNDGVDQKEMHEEEKWDQTNRSEDKKGGNISNNQNVSNNQNVSNDQNISNNQNISNNHNLSNNHNLSNNHNISNNHNLSNNQNNIYDKILRESLVNQKKYIKLNIFKNIILVISIVRYFLHTITISQKYTSSYDSLDDSNMIKSMNSLKLNEINILLNRANEILERYSLGSVENKKVYINKSNYYNSPKKGKLSVSLRQSKQKKTFHRILAVYFGHERWDLVMNMMIGIRISSIKKFSISDISNYFHHKDVLQLPTSNAQHKVIFKNYAPIIFKNIRNFYGIRSKEYLTSVGPEQVISNMVLGNLSTLSELLSEGKSGSLFYFTSNGKYIIKTVCRNIHNLSKKLLPKYYEHIKKNPDSLLTRLYGIHSIKYQNNLGRKKKKIYFIVMNNFFSSIVEIHRRYDIKGSLVGRTVPETKREDHTIALKDVDIDELGDIINIGPENKDRLLKVLKADADFLKENMLLDYSLLFGIHYRELSKDVVNWEETKTNHINHIYDCKGNCIASRPFHQCDYGGIISVDKKKIFFFGIIDIFTKWSIKKKFEHTFRTIQKFDGKNISCIHPNAYAKRFVTFIENHMK from the exons ATGAGATGTAATAGTGTAAATATAAGGAACGTTTTAGAATTAAgtttaaaaaagaaaataaaagaaaatacGAATTTAAGTGATGAAGAAATActaattatatataaaagatttaattatataagtTATAATGGCAAATTgaattatgataattttgAAAAGAGTCTAGGTATATTAGGATCAATAAAGAATgcttatttatataaatctaTATTTAAAGCTTTCGATTTAAACAATGATAACTATTTAGATTTCTATGAATTTTGTGTTgctataaatataatgttgaagggaaataaaaaggataaattaaaattatcCTATAGAATAGTAAATGCAGGATTTAATTCGAATGAACATGTAGGTGTTCTTCATAAAAGAAGTAATATCAGTAACGAAGAAAACCAAACAAATTTTAACAACATAAAtggtgataataatattgatagtattgataatattgatagtattgataataatgataatattgataatattgataataatgataatattgataataatgataatattcataataatgataatattcataataatagtgattatcataataataacaataatagtgataatattcataataataatgttacACATCAGAACTCCTTAGGTCAACCCcttgaaaaaaaaaatagtaatGATCATTCAAACAAACATCCAAGTAGTgagaataaaatatataatattgatgatgaatataatgaaaaaataaaaaagaataaaaaaaaagattattcaaattatattacttatgaaaattttgaaaaaattgttttaagtattaatgatataaaaagaCAACTATTAGGAACAGGTGACGAAATAATAACTAGccaaataaaatatacatttcGATCATTAAGTATTTTATGTGATGATGGTATTTATAGAATGAATTTTgaatgttataaaaaagcTTTAAAATGTAATGAATTTTTAAAACTTTTGGGTATACATACAAAGGTAGCTGATGTTTTTTTACAACatgaattaataaaaaaaaaacaaaaaagaacaaaagatcaaagttataaaaatagaaaatataaaaatgatacaaataaattaacAAACCATCGTATTATTAAATCCCTTTCAGAAAGTACAAATACTAGAGGATCTCTTTTGAATGATTCTACTAgtattctttttttaagaaaacccaaaaaaaaaaaaaagagaaagaaaaaaaaaaaaaaaaaaaaactaaaattatttgaaagaaaaaatactttttcatcatccatggaaaataaaaataataatagaaaGATTAAAACTGTATCTAAAATTTTATCAAAagtaaataatatatcaacAACAGAAGCAGAagtagtagtagtagtagATCCAGATAGAGAACCTATTTCAAATGAATGTCATCACAAAcaaaatgaacaaaatgaacaaaatgaaaaaaataaaaatatcacATTTTCtcatcatcataataatagtaatgataataatataaaaacaaattcTTGTGTAAcgaataatattatgaatacTAAACAATctaatgaagaaaaaaaacaaaatgaatatttgtgtagtaaaaatatttatgataaaTCCAACAAAACAAACGATAAAATTCAACTACCTAATTGTGATATTTTCGAATGTAGTATTATTAAGAGTGataagaatattttaaaagaagaaaataatcattataaaaatCAAAGAGAAACATACGAATATTTTACcatagataataatatattttataacgatccaattattatatccaaaaaaaattcaaatgATAGAGACAAGAAATTATTGAAAACCTTTTCTTCCTCATCATTAAAGAAGAAATcatatttgaaaaattatcattatcatataaaaaaaataaataaagataataatataaaaggGCAAGATGATGTGaattatattaacataAAAGGGGAAGATGATGCGAATTATATTAACATGAAGGATGAAGATGATGCGAATTATATTAACACATCGAATGATCCTAATAATAAAgttccaaaaaaaaaaaacaactgtaataatagttattataataatgtgtCGTTTAATAGTGCTTATTATGAATATCACTCCGATATTGATATGATACATTTTActtataatttaaaaaaaaagaaaaaaaacacaaTGTCTCATCGACCTAGTTCGaaagaatatgaaaaaaaaactataTATCATAAAGAATCGCATTCAAATGAAAAGATGAAAAATGTTCAGATGAATGAAAATGATCTTAATATTTTAggtaaaaataatgatataacaaatgaagaagataagaaagaaaaaaaaggatGTGATGCATTAAACAGGGGGGGTTATATAAAGGAACAAGTGCAGTGTCAAATTGATGCATttgaaaatgaagaagaaaataaaatatacatacaagaatataaagaatgtgtggaaaaatataaagaatatgTGAATCAAAGGGAAGGGCACCTTAAAGATGAGgaggaagaaaaaaatgatgacGAAGAAGAGAATGAAAGTGATGAGGATGAAAGTGATGAGGATGAAAGTAATGAGGATGAAAGTAATGAggatgaaaataaaaacgATTCCACTGATAATCATGATAAtcatgataataataataataataatgattatatgaattattgTAATAATCCTTTTAAGGATGATGATACATTATCAGCTCTTGAAAAACATctaacaaataataatatgattaaAATGATGAGTGCGAAATATTTATACCATAAATTTTTAGAATATAAAGATTTTATGAATACTACAAATATGTTTTCTCATTTTAATAAGatatattcatatgaaggtgataaaaaacataaggataataaaaatgttttaaagCAAAcatgtaataataataatgatataaattattatagTTCTATTTGtgaagaagaaataaaaaaaaaaaaaaatgaaaagaaatCATCATTAAATGTAGAATTTGGTGAcgatataataaagaaaaagttttttatatcatctGTAAATTCTCATTATGTTATGataaataatgatttaACAAAAGAACAGatgttatatttaataagaaatattttaatgtCTATTGAagattatttaaaaaaagaaaaaaatagagattataacaaaattttttttttatttttttcgatatttatatataacacaCAAAATGATGGAGTGGATCAAAAAGAAATGCATGAAGAGGAAAAATGGGATCAAACAAATAGAAGTGAAGATAAAAAGGGGGGAAATATAAGTAATAATCAAAATGTAAGTAATAATCAAAATGTAAGTAATGATCAAAATATAAGtaataatcaaaatataagtaataatcataatttaagtaataatcataatttaagtaataatcataatataagtaataatcataatttaagtaataatcaaaataatatttatgataaaataCTTAGAGAATCCTTAGTgaatcaaaaaaaatatataaaattaaatatttttaaaaatatcattttaGTTATTTCTATCGTaagatattttttacatacTATAACGATATCTCAAAAATATACATCATCATATGATTCTTTAGATGATAgtaatatgataaaaagtatgaattcattaaaattgaacgaaattaatatattattaaatcGAGCTAATGAAATTTTAGAAAGATATTCTTTAGGTAGTGTTGAAAATAAGaaggtatatataaacaaatcTAATTATTACAATTCACCTAAGAAAGGTAAATTATCTGTTTCTTTACGTCAGAgtaaacaaaaaaaaacattCCATAGAATATTGGCTGTATATTTTGGTCATGAACGTTGGGATTTAGTTATGAATATGATGATAGGTATTAGAATATCatctataaaaaaattctcTATAAGTGATATatcaaattattttcatcataaaGATGTTTTACAATTACCTACATCAAATGCACAACACAAAgttatatttaaaaattatgcacctatcatttttaaaaatataagaaatttTTATGGTATTAGATcaaaagaatatttaaCATCTGTGGGCCCAGAGCAGGTCATCAGTAATATGGTACTTGGAAATCTTTCAACACTTAGTGAATTATTATCAGAAGGCAAGAGTGGATCtctcttttattttacaaGCAATGGAAAGTATATAATCAAGACA GTTTGTCgaaatattcataatttatCGAAAAAACTGTTACCtaaatattatgaacaTATCAAGAAAAATCCAGATTCTTTATTAACACGTTTGTATGGAATCCACTCGATTaaatatcaaaataatttagGAA ggaagaagaagaaaatttattttatcgtcatgaataattttttttcatccATTGTTGAAATACATAGAAGATATGATATAAAAGGAAGCTTAGTAGGACGAACCGTTCCAGAGACAAAAAGAGAAGACCATACTATAGCTTTAAAAGATGTAGATATTGACGAATTAGGtgatataattaatatCGGACCAGAAAATAAAGACAGATTACTTAAGGTTCTAAAAGCAGATGCtgattttttaaaagaaaatatgttattaGATTATTCATTACTTTTTGGTATACATTATAGAGAACTATCTAAAGATGTAGTAAACTGGGAAGAAACAAAAACAAACCACATTAACCATATTTATGATTGTAAGGGCAATTGCATAGCATCAAGACCATTCCACCAG TGTGATTATGGGGGTATCATCAGTGtggataaaaaaaaaatatttttttttggaattatagatatttttacaaaatgGAG cattaaaaaaaaattcgAACATACCTTCAGAACCATACA aaaatttgatggaaaaaatatttcatgTATTCATCCCAATGCTTATGCAA AACGTTTTGTTACATTTATAGAAAATCATATGAAATGA
- a CDS encoding putative chromatin assembly factor 1 protein WD40 domain, which yields MSSPKESKKRKSNALDEACLELSEEVENDVSHEKVDEDEEEDVETQFNNWKTNSGLLYDFVCRKELEWPSLSVDFGDFHHENIENNVLNQIVCVGTHTSNKEPNFLYVCDVLFPLEQVPQEKCIYKSNENYEGFDFCSEKKKFTIKSKIAHTGEVNRIKFVPLEKKNFVVTKAVDGNVHLFDINKHKIETVDDKMNPEVSFIGNQSDGFGLDFQPLKKYILTCANDGLINVYDYNNLTTKTVQPFYKVQYKSPINDISPTNDPNLILACADNGYILIFDFRVKSNEPAQQTLGQQVPVNTVALNTFTGLFASGSDNGKIKVWDLKKFHEPQHIINAHKEAIIRLNFSPNDTSILASASNNRFINVYDLNKIGEELDAIDLSDGPSELIFSHGGHTQPVTDFNWNHHKKLKMFIGSTSEDNTLQFWQLKSELLDETNTIPTSNTDVE from the coding sequence atgagCAGCCCAAAAGAGAGtaagaaaagaaaatcaAACGCCTTGGATGAAGCTTGTCTGGAATTAAGCGAAGAGGTAGAGAATGATGTTAGTCATGAGAAGGTTGATgaagatgaagaagaagatGTTGAAACTCAATTTAATAATTGGAAAACGAACAGTggtttattatatgattttGTATGTAGAAAAGAATTAGAATGGCCTTCATTATCAGTTGATTTTGGTGACTTTCATCATGAgaatatagaaaataatgtatTAAATCAAATAGTATGTGTAGGTACTCATACATCTAATAAAGAACctaattttttatatgtatgtgATGTATTATTTCCATTAGAACAAGTGCCTCAAgaaaaatgtatttataaaagtAATGAAAATTATGAAGGTTTTGATTTTTGttcagaaaaaaaaaaatttactATAAAATCTAAAATAGCTCATACAGGTGAAGTGAATCGAATAAAATTTGTACcattagaaaaaaaaaattttgtaGTAACTAAAGCTGTAGATGGAAATGTTcatttatttgatataaataaacataaaatagAAACAGTTGATGATAAAATGAATCCAGAAGTATCATTTATAGGAAATCAATCTGATGGATTTGGTTTAGATTTTCAAcctttaaaaaaatatattttaacatGTGCAAATGATGGattaataaatgtatatgattataataatctAACCACAAAAACTGTTCAACCATTTTATAAAGTTCAATATAAATCACCTATTAATGATATTTCTCCTACTAATGATCCAAACCTTATATTAGCATGTGCAGATaatggatatatattaattttcGATTTTAGAGTTAAATCAAATGAACCAGCTCAACAAACGTTAGGTCAACAAGTTCCTGTTAATACTGTTGCTCTAAATACATTTACTGGACTTTTTGCTTCAGGAAGTGATAAtggaaaaataaaagtttgggatttaaaaaaatttcatGAACCTcaacatattattaacGCACACAAAGAAGCTATCATCAGACTTAATTTTTCACCAAATGATACTTCCATACTTGCTTCAGCTAGTAATAATCGTTTTATTAATGTTTATGATCTAAATAAAATAGGAGAAGAACTTGATGCTATTGATTTATCTGATGGCCCATCTGAACTAATCTTCTCACACGGGGGACATACTCAACCCGTAACAGACTTTAATTGGAATCACcacaaaaaattaaaaatgtttattGGATCAACAAGTGAAGATAATACTTTACAATTCTGGCAGTTAAAATCGGAGTTGCTCGATGAAACAAATACAATACCTACATCAAACACGGATGtagaataa
- a CDS encoding putative transcription initiation factor TFIIB, translating to NVSNENNNVRRKMLRNFRNSRNTSCPDCKEKGIIICDTSEGTQICNGCGMVVESKILSEEQEWRNFQNDGQSKNTDRNRVGEISDIWLENNLTSTTFIKSSKKLQHLNMMTQINKNDQTLISAFNILKLICDTFFLRSNVIERAKEITKELQDMEQLKNRINNLNMLAVVYLACREAGHIKSIKELITFDRSYKEKDLGKTINKLKKVLPTRAFVYNENISHLIYSLSNRLQLSIDLIEAIEYVVKKASTLITTSHRLNSLCGGSIHLIVELNTSEEKNLKLPNISQIATVCGVTTNTLKTTFKELLNAAEYIIPKYYLSEDNPKLSLLKQKYLSEDKRKKK from the exons CCAATGTAAGCAATGAGAATAACAATGTGAGGAGGAAGATGCTAAGAAACTTTAGGAATAGCCGAAATACTTCATGTCCTGACTGTAAAGAAAAAggaataataatatgtgACACTAGTGAAGGTACTCAAATATGTAATGGATGTGGAATGGTTGTTGAAAGTAAGATTTTATCTGAAGAACAGGAGTGGAGAAATTTTCAAAATGATGGTCAGTCAAAAAATACAGATAGAAATAGGGTAGGTGAAATAAGTGATATATGgttagaaaataatttaacAAGTACTACATTTATTAAGTCTAGTAAGAAATTACaacatttaaatatgatgacacaaataaataagaatgATCAAACCTTAATTTCTGCAttcaatattttaaaattaatttgTGATACTTTCTTTCTGAGGAGTAATGTTATTGAGAGGGCCAAGGAAATAACAAAGGAGTTGCAG GATATGGAACAGCTAAAGAATCGCATAAACAACCTGAACATGCTAGCCGTTGTATATTTAGCATGCAGAGAAGCAGGTCATATAAAGAgtataaaagaattaattACATTTGATAGATCATATAAAGAGAAAGACTTGGGGAAgacaataaataaattaaagAAAGTACTTCCAACAAGAGCTTTTGTTTATAATGAGAATATATctcatttaatatattctttatcAAACAGATTACAATTATCAATTGATTTAATAGAGGCAATAGAATATGTAGTAAAAAAAGCTAGTACATTAATTACTACATCTCATAGATTAAATTCACTCTGTGGTGGTTCAATACATTTAATAGTTGAATTAAATACAAGTGAAGAAAAAAATCTGAAACTACCAAACATATCACAAATAGCAACAGTATGTGGAGTTACAACGAATACACTAAAAACAACATTcaaagaattattaaatgcagcagaatatataattccTAAATATTATCTCTCAGAAGATAATCCTAAATTGTCATTGcttaaacaaaaatatcTTAGTGAGgataaaagaaaaaaaaaataa